The following proteins come from a genomic window of Mycobacterium sp. DL:
- a CDS encoding M56 family metallopeptidase has translation MTSALWLVLYGVVLAWLAPPVLRRLTGGGVSPTMGVAAWLATVAAVLASWLAAVLLAVNATSDSILDGSVVTLCLELFGFSDHTPLAGRLGSIALIGGGLLTSAVVALRLGRCLARLRTRSHEHAHAARIVGRPTDHPRVVVVEADLPAAYCVIGRPHAIVVTSAAVKSLNRSELKAVLAHEDAHLSGHHHHILMVLRALAATLPHLPLFASAHQAVAELLEMCADDTAARRVGTRPLLSGLLALAGHRPPVAEGLAAAATAVLIRAERLVTPTRRHVRWRHRALLVTAIAAMITTPAFIQMLCHH, from the coding sequence ATGACGTCGGCTCTGTGGCTGGTGCTCTACGGCGTGGTGTTGGCGTGGCTAGCTCCACCGGTACTGCGGCGCCTTACTGGTGGCGGAGTGAGCCCGACCATGGGTGTGGCCGCCTGGCTGGCCACGGTGGCCGCAGTGCTTGCGTCGTGGCTGGCGGCAGTTCTGCTGGCGGTTAACGCGACGTCGGACAGCATCCTCGACGGCTCGGTGGTGACCCTCTGTCTGGAACTGTTCGGGTTCTCCGATCACACGCCGCTGGCTGGACGCCTCGGGTCTATTGCACTCATCGGTGGGGGGCTACTGACTTCGGCGGTCGTAGCGCTGCGACTCGGACGCTGCCTGGCCAGACTGCGTACTCGAAGTCACGAGCACGCTCATGCGGCGCGCATCGTCGGTCGGCCTACCGACCATCCCCGCGTCGTCGTCGTCGAGGCCGACCTTCCCGCCGCGTACTGTGTCATCGGGCGTCCCCATGCGATCGTCGTGACCTCGGCGGCAGTGAAATCGTTGAACCGATCGGAACTGAAAGCGGTTCTCGCGCACGAGGATGCGCACCTTTCAGGGCATCATCATCACATTCTCATGGTGCTGCGTGCCCTCGCCGCCACCCTTCCCCATCTACCCTTGTTCGCCTCCGCTCACCAGGCTGTGGCGGAACTGCTGGAGATGTGCGCCGACGACACCGCCGCTCGTCGCGTCGGCACTCGTCCTTTACTCTCGGGGTTGCTTGCGCTGGCCGGTCACCGACCTCCCGTGGCCGAAGGTCTGGCCGCGGCGGCAACGGCGGTCCTTATCCGCGCCGAGCGACTGGTCACTCCGACGCGTCGGCACGTGCGGTGGCGTCACCGCGCTCTCCTGGTTACCGCCATCGCCGCCATGATCACCACTCCGGCGTTCATACAGATGCTCTGCCACCACTAG
- the ripB gene encoding NlpC/P60 family peptidoglycan endopeptidase RipB — translation MESDVRSRSAAIAGADRSDPAMRVARRVRRLPGVVSIVVLLFVACAPVASAQPAAGPWDPLLPKVASAGAPGDPVAIANASLQATAVATQTAMSMGRNFLSSLGIVSPAANPSTSVRGNRVNGAQAIEYVIRRAGTQIGVPYSWGGGSLTGPSRGVDQGAGTVGFDCSGLTRFAFAGVGVLLPRWSGDQYNAGRKVPPSQAKRGDLLFWGPGGSQHEAIYLGGGQMLEAQRTGVPIKISPVRQSGMTPYVVRIIES, via the coding sequence ATGGAATCAGACGTCCGGAGCAGGAGTGCGGCAATTGCCGGCGCTGACCGGTCTGATCCGGCGATGCGCGTTGCGAGACGCGTTCGGCGGCTCCCCGGTGTCGTCAGCATCGTCGTGCTGCTCTTCGTCGCGTGTGCACCGGTCGCGTCGGCCCAACCTGCCGCCGGTCCGTGGGACCCACTGCTTCCCAAGGTGGCGAGCGCAGGCGCTCCCGGTGATCCGGTTGCCATCGCGAACGCCTCTCTTCAGGCCACGGCCGTGGCGACGCAGACGGCCATGAGTATGGGTCGCAACTTTCTCAGCAGCCTGGGAATTGTCAGTCCGGCCGCGAATCCGTCGACCAGTGTGCGCGGAAACCGGGTCAATGGCGCCCAAGCAATCGAGTACGTGATCCGCAGGGCGGGAACACAAATCGGTGTTCCCTACTCCTGGGGTGGCGGAAGCCTCACCGGTCCCAGCCGCGGCGTCGACCAAGGAGCAGGCACCGTGGGCTTTGACTGTTCAGGCCTGACACGATTCGCGTTCGCCGGCGTCGGCGTTCTGCTCCCGCGATGGTCCGGTGACCAGTACAACGCCGGCCGAAAGGTGCCGCCCTCCCAAGCGAAGCGAGGCGATTTGCTTTTCTGGGGGCCGGGCGGGAGTCAGCACGAAGCTATCTATCTGGGCGGCGGACAGATGCTGGAGGCACAGCGGACCGGCGTTCCGATCAAAATCTCCCCGGTGCGGCAGTCAGGGATGACGCCTTACGTCGTTCGCATCATCGAAAGCTGA
- a CDS encoding Ig-like domain-containing protein: MPQTSRPPLIRATTHWLRTAVLAVAVLLIAAACTSSPGATPTPDVITDKGTPFADLLVPKLQASVTDGAIGVAVDSPVTVSASDGVLGQVSLTNEAGKLVDGQLSPDGVSWSSAEPLGYNKQYTLQAEALGLGGATNTTATFETHSPDSLTMPYVLPNDGETVGVGQPIAIRFDENITNRVAAQQAITVTTNPRAEGAFYWLSNREVRWRPAEYWEPGTNVEVSVKAYGVDFGDGLFGQDDVTTRFTIGDQIIATADDATKTMTVRRNGEVVKTMPISMGKAKTPTDNGTYLIGDRYSFLVMDSSTYGVPVNSPDGYRTEVEWATQMSYSGIYVHSAPWSVGSQGIANVSHGCLNVNPANARWFYDNTRRGDIVEVINTTGATLSGTDGLGDWNIPWEQWKAGNANL, from the coding sequence ATGCCGCAGACCAGCCGCCCACCGCTGATTCGAGCGACGACGCACTGGCTGCGGACCGCCGTCCTCGCGGTGGCGGTGCTGCTGATCGCGGCCGCCTGCACCTCGTCGCCGGGAGCGACGCCCACGCCCGACGTCATCACCGACAAGGGCACCCCGTTCGCCGACCTACTGGTGCCCAAACTGCAGGCGTCGGTCACCGACGGCGCGATCGGTGTCGCCGTGGACTCCCCCGTCACCGTGTCCGCGAGCGACGGCGTTCTAGGCCAAGTGTCGCTGACCAACGAGGCGGGCAAACTCGTCGACGGACAACTCAGCCCCGACGGCGTGTCCTGGTCCTCCGCGGAGCCGCTGGGCTACAACAAGCAATACACCCTGCAAGCCGAGGCACTTGGACTCGGCGGCGCGACCAACACGACAGCCACCTTCGAAACCCATTCCCCCGACAGCCTGACGATGCCCTACGTCCTGCCCAACGACGGCGAAACGGTGGGCGTGGGTCAACCCATTGCGATTCGCTTTGACGAGAACATCACGAACCGGGTCGCAGCGCAGCAGGCGATCACGGTGACCACTAACCCCCGGGCCGAGGGCGCCTTCTACTGGCTCAGCAATCGTGAAGTCCGCTGGCGCCCAGCCGAATATTGGGAGCCCGGCACGAACGTTGAGGTGTCGGTGAAGGCCTACGGTGTCGACTTCGGCGACGGGCTCTTCGGCCAGGATGACGTCACCACGCGCTTCACAATCGGCGACCAGATCATCGCCACCGCCGATGACGCCACCAAAACGATGACCGTGCGGCGCAACGGAGAAGTCGTCAAGACCATGCCCATCTCCATGGGCAAAGCCAAAACGCCCACCGACAACGGCACCTACCTCATCGGCGACCGCTACTCATTCCTGGTGATGGATTCGTCGACCTACGGGGTGCCCGTCAACTCTCCCGACGGGTACCGCACCGAAGTCGAGTGGGCCACGCAAATGTCCTACAGCGGCATCTATGTGCACTCTGCCCCATGGTCGGTGGGCAGCCAAGGCATCGCCAACGTCAGCCACGGATGCCTCAACGTCAATCCAGCCAATGCACGCTGGTTCTACGACAACACCAGACGCGGCGACATAGTGGAAGTCATCAACACCACCGGCGCCACCCTGTCAGGAACCGACGGCCTCGGCGACTGGAACATCCCCTGGGAGCAATGGAAGGCTGGAAACGCCAACCTCTAA
- a CDS encoding heavy metal-associated domain-containing protein, translated as MSTITYAVTGMTCGHCELSVREEVSEVAGVQDVEVSATTGTLIVTPNGPVDDAQILHAVDEAGYSAVRVA; from the coding sequence ATGAGCACGATCACGTACGCCGTCACAGGAATGACCTGCGGGCACTGCGAGCTGTCGGTGCGCGAAGAAGTCAGCGAGGTCGCCGGGGTTCAAGACGTCGAGGTCAGCGCCACAACGGGCACTCTGATCGTGACCCCCAACGGTCCCGTCGATGACGCCCAGATCCTGCATGCGGTCGACGAGGCCGGCTATTCCGCGGTGCGGGTCGCATGA
- a CDS encoding heavy-metal-associated domain-containing protein has protein sequence MNAAGRLAAFGAGLAVAFTAAYATAAAVVPDAAVTATRQVGAEPAAGQSMPTEQALPVSPLSADPPGLSLAQDGYALSAVRAPGTPNDRASLSFTIAGPSGTPLLDYATVHDKQLHLIIVRSDGQHFAHVHPVLDETTGIWSMPWMWKAAGTYRVFADFQPAQAGSTKLTLTRTVDVAGELAPSPPLITRSSDEIAGYTVELDGPLTSGVSKPVTVTITRSGEPVTTLQPYLGAYGHLVALREGDLAYLHVHPEGAEPVGDRTGGPAVSFAATAPTAGRYLLYLDFRVDDTVHTATFVVDSARGETNRPAPEPSRGAGHAGGH, from the coding sequence ATGAACGCCGCGGGACGGTTGGCCGCTTTCGGTGCGGGACTGGCAGTGGCGTTCACGGCTGCGTACGCGACTGCCGCGGCGGTCGTCCCCGACGCCGCGGTGACGGCTACTCGGCAGGTCGGCGCTGAGCCCGCCGCTGGCCAGAGCATGCCGACCGAGCAGGCGTTGCCGGTATCACCGCTGTCCGCTGATCCGCCGGGGTTGTCGCTCGCCCAAGACGGATACGCGCTCAGCGCGGTACGGGCACCCGGTACCCCCAACGATCGAGCCTCGTTGAGCTTCACCATTGCTGGTCCCAGCGGCACGCCTCTGCTGGACTACGCAACGGTGCACGACAAGCAGCTGCATCTCATCATCGTCCGCTCCGATGGTCAGCACTTCGCGCACGTACACCCGGTCCTGGATGAAACAACCGGCATATGGTCGATGCCCTGGATGTGGAAGGCCGCCGGCACCTACCGGGTGTTCGCGGATTTCCAGCCCGCCCAGGCCGGCAGCACCAAACTCACACTCACCCGCACGGTCGACGTGGCCGGCGAGTTGGCCCCGTCGCCCCCACTGATCACGCGCAGCTCGGACGAGATTGCCGGGTACACCGTTGAACTCGACGGTCCGCTCACCTCGGGCGTCTCGAAGCCGGTCACAGTGACGATCACCCGTAGCGGCGAGCCGGTGACGACACTGCAGCCCTACCTGGGGGCATACGGACACCTCGTCGCCCTGCGCGAAGGTGACCTGGCGTATCTGCATGTGCACCCCGAGGGCGCTGAGCCGGTGGGGGACCGCACCGGTGGGCCTGCGGTGTCATTCGCGGCGACCGCACCCACCGCCGGTCGCTACCTCCTCTACCTCGACTTCAGAGTCGACGACACCGTGCACACCGCCACCTTCGTCGTCGACTCCGCACGCGGCGAGACCAATCGACCGGCGCCAGAACCATCGCGCGGCGCCGGCCATGCCGGCGGGCACTGA